From Clostridium sp. SY8519:
TGGTGGCCCGCGGAGATATGGGCGTGGAGATTCCCTTCGAGGATGTGCCGGCGATCCAGAAAAAGATCATCAAAAAGACGTATACCGCCGGCAAGCAGGTAATTACCGCCACACAGATGCTGGATTCCATGATCAAGAATCCCCGTCCCACCAGGGCGGAGACAGCCGATGTGGCAAACGCGGTATATGACGGCACCAGCGTCATCATGCTGTCCGGCGAGACGGCAGCCGGCCTGTATCCGGTGGAGGCATTAAAGACCATGGTCCGCGTGGCCACCCGGACGGAGCAGGATATTGATTATGCCAAACGCCTGAAAAACAGAGACCATACAGAGGAAAATGACATTACCAATGCCATTGCCCACGCAACCTGCACGACAGCGCTGGATCTGAATGCCTCAGCGATTATTTCCGTCAGCAGTTCCGGCAGAACCGCGCGCATGGTATCCAAATACCGGCCCAGCTGCCCGATTATCGGGTGTTCGACCTATGATCATGTATGCCGCCGGATGAATATGTCCTGGGGCGTGATTCCCATGCAGCTGGAGCTTCAGAACAATCCGGATGACCTCTTCGAGCATGCGGTGGACAGCGCAACCGCCAACGGACTGATCTCCGAAGGAGATGTGGTAATCGTTACCGCCGGCGTGCCGCTGGGCGTATCCGGCACGACGAACCAGATCAAGGTGCAGATTGCCGGCAATATCATGATCCGCGGCAAGGGAGTCAACGGCAGCCGGGTGTCCGCCAATGTATGCATCGCGGATTCCGCGGAGTCACTGGAACGGGATTTCAAGACCGGAGACATTATCGTGGCAAAAGACACCGATAACAGCATGCTGCACTATCTGCGCCAGGCTTCCGGATTGATTCTGGAATCCAAAAGCTCCAATTCCCACGGCGTGATTGCGGGCATGAGCCTGGATCTTCCGGTGATCCGTGATGCCAGTCACGCGACGGAAATCCTGAAGACCGGCAGCTATATTACGATGGATCCGAAGCGGGGAACGGTAAGCACCGCCAAAAATTAATCAGCATCTGCTCACAGACGAAGGGAGAAGCATTCGCCTGCTTCCAGCCCTCTGCCGACAGACAGGAAACAGGGGCCGGGGCAAAACGGATTTCGTTTTGCCCCGGCCCCTGTGTGCATGAAGCAGGTGCACGAGCATATCATCGTAAGAATCGGTTCACACGCCGGCCCCTGTGTGCGTAAAGCATAAGCCTTGGAGCTGCCTGCGCCGGAAGCAGGTGCAGGCGCTCCGGCTGACGGCAGACAAACCGGAAAGGACGGCCCTTACTTCCACAGCGGAGAGGGATACAGGCCCTCCTCTGTCATCCGGGCCAGTGCCTGCATTACGTCCGGCTTGTCCTCCCGGTAGGTGACGCCGTGCCATTTGTCCGGTGTCTTCAGAATCTGTACGGTGGCCCGGTCTTCTGCCAGAAGCTGGCTGACAACGCCGGGGAGGAAATATTCCCCTTTCAGCGGATTGTCCTGCAGCGCCTGATCCAGAAATGCCGGGAAGCGGTTCCAGGCCTCCTGCAGGAAGCTTTCCGAAAATCCCCACAGATTCATGGAAACCGGTGTGTCTCCGTCTATATCCTGCCAGGTGGTTCCCTGATCTGCCGAGTAACAGATGCGGTCAGACTGCTGCCGGATCTGTGTATACTCCGTCACGGAGGCAAGGAAGCCGGAGGCATCGGAAACACAGACGCCGCGGGATACGGAACCGTTGACCGTGACTGTGTTTTTCAGCAGATAGGCTGCCATACAGTAACGATAGTGGGTGTCGTCATGGTGGGACGTCAGATAATCGTAAATCAGGCGAAAGCAGGAAGGCCCGTAGTAATCGTCCGCATTGATGACGGCAAAGGGCC
This genomic window contains:
- the pyk gene encoding pyruvate kinase; translation: MTTFRKTKIICTLGPATDQGDTLKQLALNGMNVARFNFSHGSHEEQAERFQKLVAVREETGLPIATLLDTKGPEIRVKDFKEGAIELKEGQKFTLSIGDFLGDENRVAISFEDLYQDVEPGSRILIDDGLIEMHVDEISGTDIICTVDNGGPVSNHKGVNVPNAALSMPFISEKDRSDIEFGIRQGFDFIAASFTRTADDILEIRKILEDNGGTEIQVIAKIENKQGVDNIDDIIRVSDGVMVARGDMGVEIPFEDVPAIQKKIIKKTYTAGKQVITATQMLDSMIKNPRPTRAETADVANAVYDGTSVIMLSGETAAGLYPVEALKTMVRVATRTEQDIDYAKRLKNRDHTEENDITNAIAHATCTTALDLNASAIISVSSSGRTARMVSKYRPSCPIIGCSTYDHVCRRMNMSWGVIPMQLELQNNPDDLFEHAVDSATANGLISEGDVVIVTAGVPLGVSGTTNQIKVQIAGNIMIRGKGVNGSRVSANVCIADSAESLERDFKTGDIIVAKDTDNSMLHYLRQASGLILESKSSNSHGVIAGMSLDLPVIRDASHATEILKTGSYITMDPKRGTVSTAKN
- a CDS encoding sugar phosphate nucleotidyltransferase, with the translated sequence MKKPVLVVMAAGMGSRYGGLKQLDPVGPAGEVIMDYSIYDARRAGFEKVIFIIKPSIDREFREKIGSRIAGQMETAYAYQTLDDLPAGYSVPDGREKPWGTAHAILAARDLIDGPFAVINADDYYGPSCFRLIYDYLTSHHDDTHYRYCMAAYLLKNTVTVNGSVSRGVCVSDASGFLASVTEYTQIRQQSDRICYSADQGTTWQDIDGDTPVSMNLWGFSESFLQEAWNRFPAFLDQALQDNPLKGEYFLPGVVSQLLAEDRATVQILKTPDKWHGVTYREDKPDVMQALARMTEEGLYPSPLWK